Genomic window (Campylobacter concisus):
AATTCCTTTGAATAACTTAGCTTAAAAAGCCATAACTCAAACTTTAAGCAAATCAAGTTATAATCCAAAAATGAATTTTAATAAAGACAATAGGCTTTTAAAAAAATTATTTTTCTTAAAACTAATTGGCTATAAGTTTATTGATAAAAATTTTCTTAGTCTAAGCAATTATCATGATTACAACAATATTGATGAGCTAAACCGTGAGATAAAAAAATGTTCTCTTTGTTCTTTGCGAAATAGCTCAAAAGGCGTAACAGCAGGCATCGGCAATGAAAATAGCAAAATCATGTTTATATTATTTTCTAAAAAAAATGATTCTTATGAAAATAACAGTAAAAAATTTTTAGAAAATGCCATAAAAAATAGTTTAAATTTAGATATAAAAGAAATTTATATAAGTTCTCTACTTCGGTGTGAAATTTCACAAAATGATGATAAAAGTCCGATTTTAAGCCGTTCTATTGAACTTTGTCGTCCTTATTTGTTTGAAGAGATTAGGCTGAT
Coding sequences:
- a CDS encoding uracil-DNA glycosylase, translated to MNFNKDNRLLKKLFFLKLIGYKFIDKNFLSLSNYHDYNNIDELNREIKKCSLCSLRNSSKGVTAGIGNENSKIMFILFSKKNDSYENNSKKFLENAIKNSLNLDIKEIYISSLLRCEISQNDDKSPILSRSIELCRPYLFEEIRLIKPKIIVTLGEKAFMHLYPNLLLKGGFASIRGSILKNENSLILPTFSPEWISKNPSFENIFIDDLKKIKGVI